GGGACACTGCCGTCAAAGTGCTGAAGCTCGGACCGAAGCAGGCCGTGGAGGTCGATCGCAACCGTGCGCTGGAATCCGCGCCAACGATGCCGGCGCTCCTGCGCTACACGGGTGTGCTCTACGACGCGTTAGAGGCGGACGGCTTCACCGAGGAACAGTGGCGGTTCGCCGCCTCCGCTGTCGCCATCCAGTCGGCGTTGTTCGGGGTGGTCGGTGCGGCCGATCCCATTCCGGCCTACCGGCTCTCGTTCGACTCGCGGCTCTCGCCGTCGCTGAAGAAACGCTGGGCAGAGCCGTGCGCTGCGGTTCTGGGATCGCATCCGGGGCTCATCCTCGACCTGCGCTCGGAAGGGTACGCTGCGCTCGCGCCGCTTCCGCTGCGGGAGGGGGCGCACTACGTGCGGGTTCTCGCGCGGGACGAATCGGGCACGGTGCGCGCGCTCAACCACTTCAACAAGCAGGCCAAGGGGCTTCTGACCCGGGCCCTCGTGGAAGCCGTCGCCGACCTCGCCACGACGGACGACCTGCTGACCTGGGCATCGGATGAGGGATACACCCTGACCCGCGCAGCCGACGGCAGCCGCGATCTGGAGCTGATCGTCCCCGATGTGGCGGGCTCACCCGGCAGGCTCCGGGCCATGCTGCGGCCATGAACGCACCGCGCGCGAGGTCTCACTCCGCCGCGCGGAAGCATCCCTCGACATGGTCGTCCACCATTCCGGTCGCCTGCATCAGCGCGTACATCGTGGTCGGGCCGACGAAGCGAAAGCCGCGGCGGCGGAGCTCTGCGCTCAGCGCCGTGGATTCCGGGGTCACCGCCGGGACCTCCGACCACGCCTGGGGGGGGGGGGGGGGGGGCTTCCGGGGAGCGAAGCTCCAGAGGAGATCATCGAGTGGGACATCCAACTTCAGGACCGCGTTGGCGTTCGCGATGGTTGCCTCGATCTTGCCGCGGTGGCGGATGATCCGCTCGTCCTGCAGCAGGCGGAGGACGTCGGCTTCGGTCATCGCCGCGACGCGCTCGGGCTGGAAGCCCAGGAACACCTCGCGGAAGGCCGGGCGGCGGCGGAGGATCGTGATCCAGGAGAGGCCGGCCTGGAAGCCTTCGAGGCAGATCTTCTCGTAGAGGGCCTTCGGATCGTGCTGGGGACCTCCCCACTCCTCGTCGTGGTAGCGGGTGTACTTGGCGTCGTTCGCGGGCCAGGAGCAGCGTTGGACGCCGTCGTCGCCGATGACCACCGCTGGACGGTTCGAGGCGGCCGCCGGTGCGGCGGCGGGGCTCTCGCTCATGTGGCCAGCGTCATTCCCTCGTGCTCGAGCAGCCACAGTTTGGTGGGGATGCCCTCGCCGCCGCTGTAGCCGGTGACCTTGCCGGAGGAGGACAGCACACGGTGGCAGCCGACGATGATCGGCACGGGATTGGCGCCGACCGCGCCGCCGACGGCCCGGCCGTACCCCGAATGGCCGAGGGCGAGACCCAGCTCGCCGTATGTGGTGAGCGTGCCGAATCCCAAGCCAGCCAGCCGCTCCCACACTGCGCGGCGGAACGGCGTGCCCTCGAGACGCAGCGGGAGGTCGAAGTCGCGCCGGTCGCCCGCGAAGTACTGGGCGAGTTGCTCGGCAGCGTCGTCGAGGACGGCGCTTGTGTACTCGGGGCGCTCACCGTGCGGCAGGATTCCGCCGCGGGCGATCGAGAGAGAAGTGACGGCCTCGCCGTCGCCGGTCAGCTCGATCCGCCCGATGGGGCTCGGGACGCTGAGGAGGTAGCGGGATGAACTGCTCATGGTTCGACTCTAGGGCTGGCTTCCGACATTCACTCGCGGAAATCCGACAGGGACCAGCGGCCGCGATGCGCCGAGGTCGCGCCACGAAAGCGGTGGCCGGACCAGTCGCGCACGGGCGCGCTTGTTCGACCACCGCCTCCGTTTCCGCAGGTCAGTCCTGCGTTGGGGGACCGCTGCGACGGCGGCGACGGAACACGGCGATCCCCGTTCCGGCC
Above is a genomic segment from Leifsonia xyli subsp. xyli str. CTCB07 containing:
- a CDS encoding methylated-DNA--[protein]-cysteine S-methyltransferase; the protein is MSSSSRYLLSVPSPIGRIELTGDGEAVTSLSIARGGILPHGERPEYTSAVLDDAAEQLAQYFAGDRRDFDLPLRLEGTPFRRAVWERLAGLGFGTLTTYGELGLALGHSGYGRAVGGAVGANPVPIIVGCHRVLSSSGKVTGYSGGEGIPTKLWLLEHEGMTLAT
- a CDS encoding DNA-3-methyladenine glycosylase I, with the translated sequence MSESPAAAPAAASNRPAVVIGDDGVQRCSWPANDAKYTRYHDEEWGGPQHDPKALYEKICLEGFQAGLSWITILRRRPAFREVFLGFQPERVAAMTEADVLRLLQDERIIRHRGKIEATIANANAVLKLDVPLDDLLWSFAPRKPPPPPPQAWSEVPAVTPESTALSAELRRRGFRFVGPTTMYALMQATGMVDDHVEGCFRAAE
- the yaaA gene encoding peroxide stress protein YaaA codes for the protein MLVLLPPSETKRDGGAPVPLVLDRLGFGALAPIRAAVLADLISLSVDRDTAVKVLKLGPKQAVEVDRNRALESAPTMPALLRYTGVLYDALEADGFTEEQWRFAASAVAIQSALFGVVGAADPIPAYRLSFDSRLSPSLKKRWAEPCAAVLGSHPGLILDLRSEGYAALAPLPLREGAHYVRVLARDESGTVRALNHFNKQAKGLLTRALVEAVADLATTDDLLTWASDEGYTLTRAADGSRDLELIVPDVAGSPGRLRAMLRP